In Magnetospirillum sp. XM-1, a single window of DNA contains:
- a CDS encoding response regulator, which translates to MDNLAKFDSNNVCILVIDDDVTTRTLLKKLLAAMGAARIWEAADGIEGLQIAFGDLTPDLILCDLGMEPIDGLAVIGAIRATGKTHLSKVPLVVFTGSHEKAILDGALKAGATGVIPKPHTPRDLAKYLCGLVSRTKPSSDDLKEFRDAAKQDSDEPKP; encoded by the coding sequence TTGGATAATCTCGCCAAGTTCGATTCCAACAACGTCTGCATACTAGTCATTGATGATGACGTAACCACCCGGACGCTGCTTAAAAAGCTTCTAGCCGCAATGGGGGCGGCAAGAATTTGGGAGGCAGCAGATGGGATTGAGGGGCTGCAAATTGCCTTTGGAGATCTCACCCCTGATTTAATCTTGTGTGACTTGGGTATGGAGCCTATTGACGGTTTGGCGGTGATTGGGGCAATCAGAGCGACCGGAAAGACGCATCTCTCCAAAGTCCCCTTGGTTGTTTTCACTGGATCTCACGAAAAAGCAATTTTAGATGGAGCATTAAAAGCTGGTGCCACCGGGGTCATTCCCAAACCTCATACTCCAAGAGATTTGGCCAAATACCTTTGTGGGCTTGTGAGTAGGACAAAGCCATCATCGGATGACCTGAAGGAGTTCCGTGACGCGGCTAAACAGGATTCTGATGAACCTAAGCCGTAA
- the feoB gene encoding ferrous iron transport protein B, whose protein sequence is MKSPVTVALVGNPNAGSTSLFNALTGAQSAVANYQRVTTSLNVREITHGGVPLRIVDVPGIFSTSSQSPEEKVGCDYIHGEEPDIIVNVLDAGHLDRSLFLTTQLIETGLPRITVLNMMDEVRRAGIRIDTALLASALGSPVVETCALKKEGIDALLDAVAAMASTTPAAAPLRLHYDSHLEAAIERVQQHLSKLHPQELSPVRSRWLAIKMLEGDDEVLRHESNHVELVEEIKGEQSALAHEHDEDTASLLASARFAFSNGLLREVRQQEGDPTAGFKLTRILDDFFLNRTLGLPLLLGILWVMFEATFTLGAIPTDWIKAGVQLATDLVDKTLPEGMFHDLVVNGVMAGVGGTIVFLPNIVILFFFMAILSGTGYLARASFLMDRVMHHFGLHGTTLIPMVAGFGCNVPAVMATRVITNKRARLIAMLIAPFMNCSARLPVFILFAGAFFADIAGTVVFGIYMLSLAAAMLSAVLLNRIIPGSGGDAFVMELPPYRLPTLHSVLHHMWDSAQGFVAKVTGVILVGSIVIWFLQEFPRDITYSQDFETVIAEQTALPDSSEKETALKTLKSAQAQEKLEKSYLGRSAIAVTPLFQPLGFSWRDSAAIMTGFVAKEVVVATYAVIYAQEKGSDQLTETLRGAMPPATAIAFMIFTLLYAPCLSTIAIIGKEAQSWRWAGFSVAYSLTFAWLLALAASRIGGTFL, encoded by the coding sequence AATTATCAACGGGTGACCACCTCTTTGAATGTGCGCGAGATTACCCATGGTGGGGTTCCCTTACGCATCGTCGATGTGCCGGGCATTTTTTCCACCTCGTCGCAATCGCCGGAGGAGAAGGTCGGCTGCGACTATATTCACGGCGAGGAACCCGACATCATCGTCAACGTGCTGGATGCCGGCCATCTGGACCGCAGCCTGTTCCTGACCACCCAGCTGATCGAGACCGGGCTGCCCCGCATCACCGTGCTGAACATGATGGACGAGGTCCGGCGGGCCGGTATTCGCATCGACACCGCCCTATTGGCCTCGGCCCTCGGATCGCCGGTGGTGGAGACCTGCGCCCTGAAGAAGGAGGGCATCGATGCCCTGCTGGACGCGGTGGCGGCCATGGCCTCGACAACCCCCGCCGCCGCCCCGCTGCGGCTGCACTATGACAGCCACCTGGAGGCGGCCATCGAGCGCGTCCAGCAGCATCTGTCCAAGCTGCACCCCCAGGAGCTGAGCCCGGTGCGCTCGCGCTGGCTGGCGATCAAGATGCTGGAAGGCGATGACGAGGTGTTGCGCCACGAAAGCAACCATGTCGAACTGGTCGAGGAGATCAAGGGCGAGCAATCGGCCCTGGCCCACGAGCATGATGAAGACACCGCCAGCCTGTTGGCCTCGGCGCGGTTCGCCTTTTCCAACGGCCTGCTGCGAGAAGTCCGCCAGCAGGAGGGCGATCCCACCGCCGGGTTCAAGCTGACCCGTATCCTCGACGATTTCTTCCTGAACCGCACTCTGGGCCTTCCCTTGCTGCTGGGCATCCTGTGGGTCATGTTCGAGGCTACGTTCACCCTGGGCGCCATTCCCACCGACTGGATCAAGGCCGGGGTGCAACTGGCCACCGATCTGGTGGACAAGACGCTGCCCGAGGGCATGTTCCATGATCTCGTTGTCAACGGCGTCATGGCCGGCGTTGGCGGAACCATTGTGTTCCTGCCCAATATCGTCATCCTGTTCTTCTTCATGGCCATCCTCAGCGGCACCGGCTATCTGGCCCGCGCCAGCTTCCTGATGGACCGGGTGATGCACCATTTCGGCCTGCACGGCACCACCCTGATCCCCATGGTGGCCGGGTTCGGCTGTAATGTCCCCGCCGTCATGGCCACCCGCGTCATCACCAACAAGCGGGCACGGTTGATCGCCATGCTGATCGCGCCGTTCATGAACTGCTCAGCCCGCCTGCCGGTCTTCATCCTGTTCGCCGGAGCTTTCTTCGCCGATATCGCCGGGACCGTGGTCTTCGGCATCTATATGCTATCCCTCGCCGCCGCCATGTTGTCGGCGGTTTTGCTCAATCGCATCATTCCCGGCAGCGGTGGCGACGCCTTCGTGATGGAACTGCCGCCCTATCGTCTGCCGACCCTGCATTCGGTGCTGCACCATATGTGGGACAGCGCTCAGGGCTTCGTCGCCAAGGTCACCGGCGTTATCCTGGTGGGCTCCATCGTGATCTGGTTCCTCCAGGAATTCCCCCGCGACATCACCTATTCCCAGGATTTCGAGACCGTCATCGCCGAACAGACCGCGCTTCCCGACAGCTCGGAAAAGGAAACAGCGCTGAAGACGCTGAAAAGTGCCCAGGCGCAGGAGAAACTGGAAAAGAGCTATCTGGGGCGTTCGGCCATCGCGGTGACGCCGCTATTCCAGCCGCTGGGCTTTTCCTGGCGGGATTCGGCGGCCATCATGACCGGCTTTGTCGCCAAGGAAGTGGTGGTGGCGACCTATGCCGTCATCTATGCCCAGGAGAAGGGGTCGGACCAGCTGACCGAGACCTTGAGGGGCGCCATGCCGCCCGCCACGGCCATCGCCTTCATGATCTTCACCTTGCTCTACGCGCCTTGCCTGTCGACCATCGCCATCATCGGCAAGGAGGCGCAGAGCTGGCGGTGGGCCGGGTTCTCGGTGGCCTATTCCCTGACCTTCGCCTGGCTGCTGGCCCTGGCCGCCAGCCGCATCGGCGGGACTTTCCTGTAG